In Lycium ferocissimum isolate CSIRO_LF1 chromosome 11, AGI_CSIRO_Lferr_CH_V1, whole genome shotgun sequence, a single genomic region encodes these proteins:
- the LOC132037238 gene encoding vascular-related unknown protein 1-like, with amino-acid sequence MDSSMNKSIVACKNQQATSHSDAQEESGWTTYLEDFSMEHNNNYRENNSCSEDDDDDSYGSPSLLSDAASHAAWKNCNNQVMNPMGGSPFLKRLNMKKPRNKKISDPDLEDTASSPVNSPTVSSFKQMEINYRRADNSIGNFLENEGGSRQHQEMETVERKSTICIDEKNKSYMDLKKKGLCLVPLSMLVNYRG; translated from the exons ATGGATTCATCTATGAATAAGTCGATAGTGGCTTGTAAGAATCAACAAGCAACAAGTCATTCTGATGCACAAGAAGAGAGTGGATGGACAACTTATTTGGAGGACTTTTCAATGGaacataacaacaattataGGGAAAATAACTCATGTtctgaggatgatgatgatgatagttaTGGAAGCCCTTCTTTGTTGTCTGATGCTGCTTCTCATGCTGCTTGGAAGAATTGTAACAATCAAGTTATGAATCCCATGGGTGGCTCACCATTTCTTAAGAGATTGAATATGAAGAAACCAAGGAACAAAAAAATCTCTGATCCTGATTTAGAAGACACTGCTAGCTCACCTGTCAATAGTCCTACG GTGAGTAGCTTTAAGCAGATGGAGATCAATTACCGAAGAGCAGACAACAGTATTGGAAATTTTCTG GAAAATGAAGGTGGCTCTAGGCAACATCAAGAAATGGAAACAGTTGAAAGAAAGAGTACTATTTGTATTGATGAAAAGAACAAAAGCTATATGGACTTGAAGAAGAAGGGACTTTGTTTGGTGCCTTTGTCCATGTTAGTCAACTATAGAGGCTGA